One window from the genome of Candidatus Didemnitutus sp. encodes:
- a CDS encoding DUF932 domain-containing protein yields LVCRNGLTVADADFAHVSIRHVDVSADAFAKAAQSVAENTPRALEAVAKWQGVQLPQATRVEFAQRAAGLRWDADQPVMKLLSPEKLLTPVRYGDAATDLWTTFNVVQEHLIRGGDRYMGYTAGMGIRRNRTRPVGGLGESQKLNKALWSLASEFANN; encoded by the coding sequence GTTGGTGTGCCGCAACGGTCTGACCGTCGCGGATGCCGACTTTGCCCATGTCTCGATCCGGCACGTGGACGTTTCCGCCGACGCCTTCGCCAAGGCGGCGCAATCCGTCGCCGAGAACACACCTCGCGCGCTGGAGGCGGTGGCCAAATGGCAGGGTGTGCAGCTCCCGCAGGCCACCCGGGTAGAGTTCGCCCAACGTGCGGCAGGCCTCCGTTGGGATGCCGATCAGCCGGTCATGAAGCTCCTCAGCCCTGAGAAGCTGCTGACACCGGTGCGCTACGGCGATGCCGCCACGGACCTCTGGACCACCTTCAACGTGGTGCAGGAGCACCTGATTCGAGGCGGTGACCGCTACATGGGCTACACCGCCGGCATGGGCATCCGCCGCAATCGCACGCGTCCGGTGGGTGGGCTAGGCGAAAGCCAGAAGCTGAACAAGGCGCTCTGGAGTCTCGCGAGCGAGTTCGCCAACAACTGA